Genomic DNA from Nitrospirota bacterium:
GTGAGGAACATTATTAAGGGAATCGTAGAAGGTGAGGACTCTCGAAAACCTGTGAGCGATCATCATATTGTAAATATCCTTAAGAAAATGGGGATACATATAGCGCGAAGAACTGTTGCCAAATACCGTACAGAGATCGATATACCACCGACAAATATAAGAAGGAAATATACATGAAAGTTAGGGAGGAAATTTATGAACATAATAGTTACAGGTAGGCATATGGAAGTAACAAATGCGCTCAGAAACTATATCGAAGAGAAGATAACAAAGGTTGATAGGTATTTGAAGGCTGTTAACGAGGCTGTGGTTACACTCTCTGTGGAGAAATACAGACACAAAGTTGAAGTACATCTCAAGGCAGATGGTGTTATTATACAGGCAGAGGAAGAGACAGAGGAGATGTACTCCGCTATTGATAAGGTAATGGATAAGATTGAACGACGGATTAAAAAATACAAGGGTAAACTCATCCGACATAAAAACAGAATAACAATACCTCAAAAAAAGGTATCAGGGTCGTCAGATGAGGGTGAGACGATTCCCCGTATTATAAAGATAAAACGATTTGATATGAAACCAATGTCTGCTGATGAGTCTTTAATGCAAATGGAATTACTCGATAAGAGTTTCTTTGTATTCTCTAATGTTGTTACAGGTGATATAAATGTAATCTACAGGAGGAATGATGGAAATGTAGGGCTTATCGAGCCTATCACAAAATCCAGCAGTCAGTTACAGTGAAAGGGCTTAATATTATAATAGTTACAGGTCTTTCTGGTGCGGGCAAGAGTACCTGTCTTAAATGTCTTGAGGATATTGGTTTTTATTGTGTGGATAACCTCCCATCAGTGCTTATACCCAAGTTTGTAGAACTCTGTGTCCACTCCAATGAAATAAGCAAAGCTGCCTTAGGGGTGGATATAAGAGAAAAAGATTTCTTAGAGGGGCTCGATTCTATTATTACAAAACTGAAAAAGAACTATAAGGTAGAGATTGTGTTTCTTGAGGCATCCGAGGATATATTACTGAGACGTTTTAAAGAGACGCGGAGGCCACATCCTCTGTCACCTGATAAACCTATTATTGAAGGCATAAAAATAGAAAAAAAGGTCATGGAGGAATTGAGGGATATGGCAGATAGGATAATTGATACATCATCTTACAGCGTGCATAAACTCAGAGATGCGCTGATTCCATATTATGCCTCAGGTTCTCCTAACAGAAGGATGAATATCTCACTAATCTCTTTTTCGTACAGGGATGGGATTCCATACGATGCAGACTTGCTCTTCGATGTCCGTTTTCTTCCAAATCCCTTCTTTGTAGAGGGTTTGAATCATCTATCTGGTAATGATAAGAGAGTGGTTGATTATGTGATGAGCAAACAGGAATCAACAGATTTTTTCAAGAGGCTTTATAGCATGCTCGACTTCCTTCTTCCGCTTTATGAGAGAGAAAGCAAGAGTTACCTGACTATAGCGGTTGGTTGTACAGGTGGCAGACACAGATCTGTTGTGGTAGTTAATGAATTAAAGGGGTATTTTGAATGTAAAGGTTATAACCCTGTAGTTCAACACAGAGATATTGGAGATATAGATAAATGAAGGTTATCTACTTTGACTATAATGCAACAACACCTGTAGACAGAAGGGTATTGGAGGCGATGATACCATATCTTGGAGTCCCGAGAAAAACGGAGGGATTTGCAGACTCTCCCCTCGAAAGTAATTTTGGGAATCCATCGAGTTCACATGTATTTGGCAAGGATGCGAAGGATGCGATAGAGTCTGCAAGGGCAATGGTTGCAAATCTGCTCGGCTGCAGCGTAAACGAAATTGTGTTTACATCTGGAGGTAGCGAGTCAAACAATCTTGCAGTAAAGGGCATAGCCTACGCTAACAGAGAAAAGGGTAATCATATTATAACATCGATGATCGAGCACCCTTCTATTCTTAATCCCTGCAGATATCTTGAAAAGCAAGGTTTTGAGGTAAGTTATCTGAGGGTAGGCAGAGAGGGCATAGTAGACCCTGATGATGTCAAAAAAGCCATAAACAACCGTACAATCCTTATAACCATAATGCACGCAAATAATGAAACAGGAGTCATACAGCCAATTAAAGAAATAAGTTCCGTTGCTAAAAATGCAGGCGTATACCTCCATACCGATGCAGCACAGAGTGTAGGGAAAATACAGACCAAGGTAAATGAACTTGGAGTGGATCTTCTAACAATTGCAGGACATAAGTTCTATGCACCAAAGGGTGTAGGGAGTTTATTTATTAGGGAAGGTGTTAAAATTGAACCGATAATTCATGGTGCAGGACATGAACGCCGACTGAGGTCTGGCACAGAGAATGTTGCAGGGATAGTAGGGCTTGGTAAGGCAGTTGAGATCGCAATAAGAGACATGAAAGCTACTGCAAGTTATCTCGTTAACATAAGAAATAGGATGTTCTCTAAACTATCAAATGGTGTGGAGATTAGATTAAACGGGTATCCAGAGATGAGGTTGCCAAATACGCTTAATGTCTACTTGAAAGGGGTAGACACAACGGATTTACTCTCGAGCCTTCAATATATCGCTGCATCAACCGCCTCAGCATGTCACTCAGGTACAAAAACTCCTTCGCATGTCCTCCTTGCGATGGGGTTGACTGAGGGGGAGGCTCTTTCATCTATCAGATTCAGCTTTGGTAAATGGACTACAGAAGATGAAATTGATACAGCAGCCGAGATGATAATCAAATATATCAAAAATAAAAGCTAAGATTTATGGAAAATGAACTAAGAAGAGACCCGGTAACAGGAAATTGGGTCGTAATGACAAGAAATGATACAACCGTTGATGAGATGGTGAAATCATGGAGAGTTGAATATTCCCTGATAGATGAGGGAGAATGCCCCTTCTGTGAGGGAAAAGAAAAGGAAACCCCGCCAGAGATATTTGCATTAAGAAAAAATTATTCTCTCCCAGACACCCCTGACTGGGATGTAAGAGTCGTGCCAAATAAGTTTCCCATTTTCCAGATACATGGTGCTCTGGATAGCACAGGTATAGGTGTCTACGATAAGATGAGAGGAGTCGGTGCGCATGAGATAGTAATAGAAACCCCTCAACACACAGATAGGATAGAATCTCTCAGTCTTGATCAGATTAAAGATGTACTTCATGTTTACAAAGAAAGGATACTTGATCTCAAAAGGGATATACGGTTTAGATACATACTTGTTTATAAAAATTTTGGACCATCCGCGGGTGCTGTTATTCCTCATTCCCACTCCCACATTATCGCCACACCAATTACACCTTGGAGGATAAGGGTAGAATTCATCGGTGCTAAGGAACATTACATACGTAGAGGTAGATGTATATTCTGTGATATAAAGCAACAGGAATTAGACAGTATGGAAAGGGTTATTTCAGAGAACAACTACTACCTTGCATTTGCACCATTTGCCTCTATGTATCCATTTCAGGTATGGATAATGCCAAAGGAACACAATGCCTTTTTTGAAGAAGATGTTGAAAACTTACCATCACTTGCACAAATATTCCAGGAAATGATTGGAAGGATTGCAGAGGTATTAAAAAATACTGACTACATTTACGCAATACATACAGGTCCAAACATGTTGGCAAAACTAGTAAGAAGTAGATGGAAAACGATTGAAGAGGATTTTCACTGGCATATAGAGATAATACCGAAACTCAGGAGATTCACAGGTTTTGAAATAGGAGCAGGATTCCATCTCAATCCTGTATTTCCAGAAGATGCGGCTAAGTATCTTCGATTTTAGTGCTTGAAAATGTCTCCTTAATTCGGTAATAAGAAAATTTTCCCGCCAAAATAGGAATTTCTTCCAATTGTCAAATCCTGCTTTATTCAGGTAATAATATAAAAAATATAAGCATTTAAAGTTAAATTTCGTAAGTAAGAAAGAGGTGGTGACTAAAGATGATTCTACGATTGGCTTTGATGCTTGCTATTCTATTTCTTCCATCTTTTGCCGTCGGTGCTGAAAAGAAGGCAAGAACACTCGATGAACTTGCAAAGATGTATGACTCATCAAGCTGTAAAGTATGCCACTCAAAGATTTATGAGCAGTGGGAGAAATCGCATCATGCCAGACCTCTGATGGGGATAAATGAAGGTATATTCTTAATACCAGTTGTTAAAGCAAGTCCGTTTGCCCCAAAAGACCCAAAGAAGGCAACGATGGCTAATTTCCCGTGTTTTAAATGCCATCTCCCTCAGGCACTTACCTCTGCAGAGGATTCTGTTGCTGCAGAGATCTCACAGGCCGTTTTAGCTGGTGATAAGGCTACTATCGGCAAGCTCCAGATTACCTGTCTTGTCTGCCATAATGAGATGGCTATCATTCATAGACTTGAGGAAGGAAAACCTCAGAAGGGTGTTATATACGGATCAAAAGATATGGCTTCTCATCCTGATAGAGTTTATCGGACTGTTAAGAAGAATGTCATCATGAAACAAGCTGTAATGTGTGGTCAGTGCCATGGCACAGGACCGAACTTCGATGCTGAAAATCCCTATCAGTGTGCAACATTATATGGAAGTTATCTCCATGTATATATCCCTAAAGGTGGAACACAGAGATGTCAGGAGTGCCATATGAAAGGTGGAGACCACCTTATCGCTCCTAACTGGAATGACCGACTTCAATCTTCGGCTCTTCTCAAAAATGCAATCTCCCTTGATGTACAGACAGTAGGCTATCAGTTCCTTCCAGAGCGTGGTACACATATACCGATGGTTGTTGTCAATACAAAGATAACTCAAAATGCAGGGCATAGAATCCCGGATGGTTGACCATCTCCAAATAGAGTGGTCCTGGAGGTGACTGCAAAGACTTCAGATGGTAAAGAGATTTTTAATGATTATAGGATATATATGCCACAGTCAACTACCAGCAGAAATAAAGAGATGGTTTATGGTGCACAGTGGAAGACTGGAATTATCCGTGACACAAGCCTTCAGCCCTATCAATCTAAAAATGAGACATTCGAGATAAAACTCCCAGCCACTGTGAGGACAGTCGATGTGACAGTGGAACTCACATATCAGTTATTCCCGGCAGATAAGATACCAGTTCACACAGTAACTAAGAGGGTAAGCCTTGACAGATAGGTCAAAGTCCAGACTTTAAATTAAGTATATGGGGAAGGACTTGTCCTCCCTTCGGTTCTTCCCCATATTTCATCATATTTCATCCTCATCGTCTAAATACGGAACTCTTGGTGGATCTCTGGCACAGATGTCTTAAAACCAAATCTCTCTTTGATGAATCCTGCAAAATTTAATGATACGCTTTCTTCGCCATGAACTACAATTACTTCAGGGGTGTTTTTAAAATTACCAATCCACCCGAGGAGTTCATCACGATCTGCATGAGCTGAGAATCCTCCGAGGGTGTGGATCCCTGATTTTATGGCTATATCCTCTCCGAATATATGAACCCTTTCTGCACCATCAACTATCGTCCTGCCGAGTGTGCCTGATGCCTGAAACCCGACAAATACGATACTACATTCTTTTCTCCAGAGATTGTGCTTTAAATGGTGTCTTATGCGTCCACCCTCACACATCCCGCTTCCTGCGATTATTATTGCACCTGAATCTATACGGTTAATTGCCTGAGATTCAGTTACATCTTTTGTAAAGTGTATTCTCATAGCATCTCCGCCAAGAGACCCTTTTGTGAGCAGTGAGAACGCCTCTTCATCAAAGCACTCAGGATGCGAGAGATATATTTCCGTTGCCTCTTCAGCAAGGGGACTATCAAGGTATACATCAAGTTCTCGAAAGCGGCCTTCCCTTACAAATCCATTAAGGATATATAGAATATCCTGTGTTCTTCCAAGTGCAAATGATGGTATCAATACATTACCGCCTCTGTTGAATGTTGTAGAAATTATGCCAAAGAGCTCCTCTACTGTTTCATGCAGGCTCTTGTGTAATCTATTGCCATATGTTGATTCTGTAACAACAACATCAGTTTCTTCAATAATGCTTGGGTCTCTTACTATCGGGTTTCCTTTCCTTCCAATGTCTCCTGAGAAAACGCACTTTCTTTTGCCACCTCTGTCCTTAAACCATAGTTCAACAATCGCAGAACCGAGTATATGCCCCGCATCCCTGAATCTAAAATCTATCCCATCTTCTATAGTCTCGATTGAATCGTATTGCCTGCCATCAAAGAATAAAAGACAGTCTTCTACATCCTCAGCAGAATAAAGTGGACTTACAGGCTTTCTTCCTGCACGCATCTCCTTTCTGCTCAACCACTCTGCATCCTTTTCCTGAATATGTGCAGAATCAAGTAGCATTATCTCCGCAAGGTCTGCAGTTGCAGGTGTAGTGATTATTTTTCCTTTAAAGCCTTCTTTCACAAGTCTGGGCACGAGTCCTATATGGTCTATATGTGCATGGGTAAGTATGAGTATGTCTATATCTCTGGGGTTAAAAGGAAATGGGCTTCTGTTCCTCTCTTCTGAATCTTTCCCCTGAAACATCCCGCAGTCTATAAGAAGGTTTATATTGTTATGTTCTATGTGGAAGCAAGAACCTGTTACAGCCCTGACAGCACCGTGGAATCTGATATCCATAGCAAAATCCTCTCCAATGAAAATGTCACCCTGAGCCGAAGGCTGAAGAACTAAAACAGTAAGGCTCTTTAACTTCAGCACTTCAGATCTTCAGACTAAAACCTAATGTATAGTAATCTGCTTAAATCCAGATTACCTTCTTGAAATCCTTTATACCCTCCACTATGTGATTTGTTGTGCCTCTATAACCAACCTTTAGTTCAGATTCAAGATTATAGTATTTAAGGCATGTTCCACAGGAAAATATCTCGACCCCCATAGCCTCTATCTCCTTGAGAATTGGAATTATGTCATTTTCAATGGTAGTGAGTTTAACTCCAGCATTTAAAAAGAATATTGTGTGAGGAATTTCTTTAGCAACCTTCATTGTCTCAAAGAACCCCTTCATCAGAACTTTTCCGATTTCTTCTTCTTTTCCCATCGTATCAGTGCCGATTATGAGAAGAATACTCTTTTCTATCTTCTCTTCAAACTCCGAACTCCGAACTCCTAACTCTGAACTTTCAATCTCGCATGGATAACCCTTTACGATTTTTAAACGCCAGTAATTATCTTCTTTTATCGTATCAACACCCATTCCCTCTTTCTTTGCAAATCTAATTATATTCTTAAAAGAAGCCTCATTATCAACAAGAATCTCAACAATACCTTTATCTGTCTTTTCTAATGCCTCCTGTGCCATGGAAACAGGCTTCGGACATCCAAGCCCTCTTGCATCTATAAGCATTTTTGTCCTCCTGATTGATGTCTGATCTTTATATTAGCGGAGTCTGAATATTTTAGTCAAGGATGTCGTGCGGACATTTATCAGTGTTGTTTCCCAGTTGATTAACTTCACAAGCCGAAAGGATATAACAAGGATAAATAAAAATCTATAAAATTTCAGAAGAAAATATTATAATACCGAGTTTTTATTGGCGGATGCATTAGAATGCTTGAAAAGGAATCACCAGTTAAAGGCATTATAAAATCCCTCGGTGTTGTTTTCGGAGACATCGGGACAAGCCCCATATACACCCTTACAGTTATCTTTTTACTTACAAGGCCCACCCCGGATCATGTTATAGGTGTCCTTTCACTCATTGTGTGGACGCTGGTAACACTTGTAACTGTTGAATATGCATGGCTTGCCATGAGCCTCGGAAAGAAAGGCGAAGGCGGAACTATCGTCTTAAAAGAATTACTTCTCCCACTGCTTAAATCAAGGAGACAGATAGCATTTGTTACACTCCTTTCTTTTATCGGCGTATCCCTCCTAATCGGTGATGGGATAATTACCCCTGCCATAAGCATACTCAGTGCTGTTGAGGGTTCTCTTTTGATCCCCGGCTTTGAGAAAACAGGGCAGGAGACACTGATTATTATTGCGGCTATAATAGCGATAGCCTTGTTTGCCTTCCAGAGAAAGGGAACCGAAAAGGTTGCGGGTGCGCTTGGCCCTTTAATGATAC
This window encodes:
- the raiA gene encoding ribosome-associated translation inhibitor RaiA yields the protein MNIIVTGRHMEVTNALRNYIEEKITKVDRYLKAVNEAVVTLSVEKYRHKVEVHLKADGVIIQAEEETEEMYSAIDKVMDKIERRIKKYKGKLIRHKNRITIPQKKVSGSSDEGETIPRIIKIKRFDMKPMSADESLMQMELLDKSFFVFSNVVTGDINVIYRRNDGNVGLIEPITKSSSQLQ
- the rapZ gene encoding RNase adapter RapZ, producing the protein MKGLNIIIVTGLSGAGKSTCLKCLEDIGFYCVDNLPSVLIPKFVELCVHSNEISKAALGVDIREKDFLEGLDSIITKLKKNYKVEIVFLEASEDILLRRFKETRRPHPLSPDKPIIEGIKIEKKVMEELRDMADRIIDTSSYSVHKLRDALIPYYASGSPNRRMNISLISFSYRDGIPYDADLLFDVRFLPNPFFVEGLNHLSGNDKRVVDYVMSKQESTDFFKRLYSMLDFLLPLYERESKSYLTIAVGCTGGRHRSVVVVNELKGYFECKGYNPVVQHRDIGDIDK
- a CDS encoding cysteine desulfurase family protein, yielding MKVIYFDYNATTPVDRRVLEAMIPYLGVPRKTEGFADSPLESNFGNPSSSHVFGKDAKDAIESARAMVANLLGCSVNEIVFTSGGSESNNLAVKGIAYANREKGNHIITSMIEHPSILNPCRYLEKQGFEVSYLRVGREGIVDPDDVKKAINNRTILITIMHANNETGVIQPIKEISSVAKNAGVYLHTDAAQSVGKIQTKVNELGVDLLTIAGHKFYAPKGVGSLFIREGVKIEPIIHGAGHERRLRSGTENVAGIVGLGKAVEIAIRDMKATASYLVNIRNRMFSKLSNGVEIRLNGYPEMRLPNTLNVYLKGVDTTDLLSSLQYIAASTASACHSGTKTPSHVLLAMGLTEGEALSSIRFSFGKWTTEDEIDTAAEMIIKYIKNKS
- a CDS encoding DUF4931 domain-containing protein; its protein translation is MENELRRDPVTGNWVVMTRNDTTVDEMVKSWRVEYSLIDEGECPFCEGKEKETPPEIFALRKNYSLPDTPDWDVRVVPNKFPIFQIHGALDSTGIGVYDKMRGVGAHEIVIETPQHTDRIESLSLDQIKDVLHVYKERILDLKRDIRFRYILVYKNFGPSAGAVIPHSHSHIIATPITPWRIRVEFIGAKEHYIRRGRCIFCDIKQQELDSMERVISENNYYLAFAPFASMYPFQVWIMPKEHNAFFEEDVENLPSLAQIFQEMIGRIAEVLKNTDYIYAIHTGPNMLAKLVRSRWKTIEEDFHWHIEIIPKLRRFTGFEIGAGFHLNPVFPEDAAKYLRF
- the extKL gene encoding multiheme c-type cytochrome (seleno)protein ExtKL, which translates into the protein MILRLALMLAILFLPSFAVGAEKKARTLDELAKMYDSSSCKVCHSKIYEQWEKSHHARPLMGINEGIFLIPVVKASPFAPKDPKKATMANFPCFKCHLPQALTSAEDSVAAEISQAVLAGDKATIGKLQITCLVCHNEMAIIHRLEEGKPQKGVIYGSKDMASHPDRVYRTVKKNVIMKQAVMCGQCHGTGPNFDAENPYQCATLYGSYLHVYIPKGGTQRCQECHMKGGDHLIAPNWNDRLQSSALLKNAISLDVQTVGYQFLPERGTHIPMVVVNTKITQNAGHRIPDGUPSPNRVVLEVTAKTSDGKEIFNDYRIYMPQSTTSRNKEMVYGAQWKTGIIRDTSLQPYQSKNETFEIKLPATVRTVDVTVELTYQLFPADKIPVHTVTKRVSLDR
- a CDS encoding MBL fold metallo-hydrolase — protein: MLKLKSLTVLVLQPSAQGDIFIGEDFAMDIRFHGAVRAVTGSCFHIEHNNINLLIDCGMFQGKDSEERNRSPFPFNPRDIDILILTHAHIDHIGLVPRLVKEGFKGKIITTPATADLAEIMLLDSAHIQEKDAEWLSRKEMRAGRKPVSPLYSAEDVEDCLLFFDGRQYDSIETIEDGIDFRFRDAGHILGSAIVELWFKDRGGKRKCVFSGDIGRKGNPIVRDPSIIEETDVVVTESTYGNRLHKSLHETVEELFGIISTTFNRGGNVLIPSFALGRTQDILYILNGFVREGRFRELDVYLDSPLAEEATEIYLSHPECFDEEAFSLLTKGSLGGDAMRIHFTKDVTESQAINRIDSGAIIIAGSGMCEGGRIRHHLKHNLWRKECSIVFVGFQASGTLGRTIVDGAERVHIFGEDIAIKSGIHTLGGFSAHADRDELLGWIGNFKNTPEVIVVHGEESVSLNFAGFIKERFGFKTSVPEIHQEFRI
- the yedF gene encoding sulfurtransferase-like selenium metabolism protein YedF, with amino-acid sequence MLIDARGLGCPKPVSMAQEALEKTDKGIVEILVDNEASFKNIIRFAKKEGMGVDTIKEDNYWRLKIVKGYPCEIESSELGVRSSEFEEKIEKSILLIIGTDTMGKEEEIGKVLMKGFFETMKVAKEIPHTIFFLNAGVKLTTIENDIIPILKEIEAMGVEIFSCGTCLKYYNLESELKVGYRGTTNHIVEGIKDFKKVIWI